One Sparus aurata chromosome 23, fSpaAur1.1, whole genome shotgun sequence genomic window, CGATATTTATCCGCGAAATCTTGCCGTTATCACAGAAACCAGAGCTAACGTGAAAACCGCGGGCACCATTTCCGGGCTCGTGACATCGAGATACTGGAGCGGGACGTCGGTGTGAGGGGCGCGGGGAGCGGAGCGGTGTCTCTTACCATACCGGGACTGGTGGACAACAGCATGGCTGCGGGAAAGGGAGCAGGGAAGCCCGTCTCTCTGTGGGACAATATGCGGATACGGTTCATGGTTTGCTTCCTCGGAGTTTTCGTCTGTTACTTTTATTACGGAATACTACAAGAGACAATGTAAGTAACAGTTGGCAGCGTATGTCAAACGGTTGTTACAGACCACgtccttttttcttctgtgccaaactccattcaaaaaacaTCTGGTTTAATGTTGGCATGCGCATGGAGAGTTCCAGAATCAGTACGAGCTTCGTGATACTTGACATTGCTTTGGTTAATGAGTAATAAAGTCTATATTATGCTGGTGTGTACAATATATTCGTTATGCAGCCTCACACAACGTGGCCTATAGCAATACGACAGGCAAATCTGACATTAAATCTTAAGATTTTGCAATGGAGTTTGGTGGGACATTTTGTTACTATCAGAAACAGCCCCTGTACCCTAAAGCAGGTGGACTACATCTCGAGTTCCTTCTTGTACATGGGGTAATACTTTTGTTCTGTGACggcaacagattttttttcatattatgAATTTACATGCAACTGAACCAAATCAACAAGTTATAATAGTCCTTTGTGATTCTCTAGACAGATTAAATGAGCAAGTTGAGCACAGCCTCTGTGGCATATCACATACGGAGTCATGACACATATGGTATTTTGTCGCCCAACTCACTAGAGGGGACTGGGATCATATTTCGAAATTATGACTTCAAACTGGTTTCTCCCCCAGACAGCCTTTTCCAAAAACTGAATGCTTGACTTCCATTATATCTTGTTATTAAGCAATACTGACTTTACTGTTTCCTATGGGCTCTTGGTGATTACTGTTCATTAACACCATGCAACACTACTCCTAAAAAATCTTCTAGCAAAATGTCACCTCTCCCACCCCTCCCTGTCAGTTGTAATTTAATGCATTGTGGCCTCTCCTTTCTGAGGGGACTTTTCATAGCTTGGAGACTCTTGAAAGCACTCCACCCATTAACCCTCGCTCCTGTCAGGAAGTCTTGTGGTTAGCTACTTCAGTTTCAGAGCCACTGTCTGTGATCTTTTATATTTAACAGTGTTTTTACTCTGATTTCACAGTACTCGAGGTGAATATGGTCAGGGAGACAAAAAGGAGAAGTTCAGATTCGCGCGGACGTTGGTCTGCATCCAGTGCATCATCAGTGCTCTGTTTGCTAAGATCTGTGAGTATGTGCTGtacagagcagacacacaaacttaGCAAAGGCATCCAAAATAAATTTCTGAAGTTGTTATTCTGCCTGGCAaccttttgttttgaattttaacAGTTAAAGAATAATCTTCTGCTTTCTCATCAGTGATCCAGTTTTTCGAGGGCTCCAAGCCGGATCACACCAAGAACTGGCTCTATGGGTTGTGTTCTCTTTCTTATCTTGGGGCCATGGTGTCCAGTAACTCTGCCCTTCAATATGTCAACTACCCCACACAGGTGAGTCTGATCTTAGTAGATGTAGCAAAGATAGTTGGTTAACATGATTCTTCCTGATCTTTTAATGATGCTGGTGCTTTTGGATTCTAAAGCTGTGTTATTGTTCTGATAGGTGTTGGGAAAATCCTGCAAGCCCATACCAGGTAATTATAATACAGTTACTTTTAGTTAACCCTCTGCCTTACTAATCTTCGAGTCTGCCGGGTCCCATTATGTAATGTGCTGATGTACATATTTACcaagtgtatgtgtatgttaCCCATGTGCATATGGTTCTTGACAAACCCGAGAGATTCTCATATCTTCTTAAATGGATCAAGGACTCACTGAGTACACAAACTCTTTTCTGATGAGTGAGAGCATACATGGCAGGTTACAGTATGTTCTGTTTGTACATGAAGATTATGTCAGTCTACTCGTAGCTTTGTTATCTCATGTtacatgtacagacacacacacacagacacagacacatgctTTCACCGTCCATATTTTCTCCTCTCAGGGGTGAAGGATAGGATTAACCCATCTCTCATTGTTGTGTTGATGCAGTGATGATCCTCGGTGTGACAATACTGAGGAAGAGGTACCCACTGGCTAAGTACCTTTGTGTGCTGCTCATTGTGGGCGGTGTAGCTTTGTTCCTCTACAAACCCAACAAGAGCTCAGCTGTTGCAGATGACCATGTTTTTGGGTTTGGAGAGATCCTGTTGGTGAGTTAACATAGCTTTATGTCCCCCTTCACTTATATTCCTCTTATCGCCATATGTTATCAATCAATATGTGTCGTACTGTGACTTTTCATGGCTtggttgtgtgttttgctgATCATAGCTGATCTCTTTGACATTGGACGGCTTGACTGGCGTGGCCCAGGATCACATGAGGTCTCGCTTCCAGACGACTGCCAACCACATGATGCTAAACATCAACTTGTGGTCCATGCTGGTGCTTGGACTAAGTGAGTCAACCATGCTTTCTGCCAAACTCTTGTCTAATTGAACACTGAAGTGCCAGCCACTGTTTTCCAACCAAAAACTACCAGGCCATTTCACTGACTGGCACACCTGCAGCCAGAGAGGAGACACTAATGAGCAGAATCACCTTGATATGGTTCAGTTCTGCCAAAATATAGCAGAATGAAGCAATGTCCTGTTTCAAAACTTTCTCTGAATAATTCTCAGAAAAAGCTCAGGTCACCaaaagttttaacattttataatacagtaatgttttttttgaaacactgaaatgtCATAAACTCATTGCTGCACAAAAACGTATTTCTTTGAATTAAAGAGTTGTAATGTTTGTATACCCTGACACTCAACGGTACATAGCTTCTTGTTCTTGAGGcgaaacttttaaaatgtattgtgttgctCGCCAGTGCCACATTATACAGGATACTGCATCATGCAATTGCAGTTTTGCATGTGTACATTGAAACATTTCAAATTAGCAGACCTGCCGACCTGTACGCACAaggattcttagtttcaggtgattatacactaatgaaaacacagttctgaatattatatttcatttttgccAATTAAGCCTGTTAAATCATACCCACTGGACCTTTGACTACGTGTTTAGATCTTTTGTTAGCGTGCTGGTTTCCTTGAGCTGTTCGTCCACTCGACAGTTAATCAAACTGCTTTAGTATAATCAGCTGAATTATATCATTGCTGTAAGTGCAGTGTGCTATATTCTTAAAAAGTCTTGTCACTAGTAGTTGTGTGGATTTGTAACACCATGGACCCCAGGACGAACAGCTGCTGTGATGCAGTAACTAATCACATTCCAGAATTCCAAAGCATAAAACCCAAATAAAAAACCAATAACTGCTACGTTAGAGACTCCTTTCAGaaaaggtgaacattttttCTCCCCGGAGCCAGAAACTCATTAATTCAGTCCATGCGAAGTATTGAGTGTTATCTTTATAGATAAGGAATCCTGTACCTCAAAGCTGCAAAGTTCTGTGAGGTGGTTGCTATAATATGCTGAAGAATAAGGCTCATAAAACAAATGCAATATAACGAGGGGCTTTCTAAGGCCAGCCACTAATGGGCTGTAAGATAAAGatcaaaaggtcaaagtcagcATGAGGACTGAGAGACTGTTATCATTCCTCTAACAAACTAACTGGCAGTGCCTGCCGTCTCTTTGTAAATGCCTAGTTCTCCTTCACACATGCTTCTCACTTCCAGAGTCCATATTTCATTTAGAATATGCtatatttgtttttcaaaatgatgaATTTAGTTTGTCAAAACCACAAACACTTAAAGACACTTCTGTTACCTTTTATAAGAACTCTGCCTTTGATAGCTTTGAAGTGCTGAGACTTCCCAAGACACAAACATATTCTTATGCTTCCACCCCCACGAATCCATGACACCCCCACACTGTTTCATCGTGTTGTTGTTACCTTATTCCAACACTTGGTGGTGCCGTATGCCCACACTGGGGACACTGTGGTCTGATTTTCTGAGCACATCTCAGCAGAAATATGTGACATTATGTTCAATTACTCAGGttattttgaaatgatgttaatgctatcttctttttttttttaattgacgCTTTCATCTTCTCTGCTCTCAGTTGTTTTGACGACAGGGGAGGTGTCGGACTTCCTTAGTTTTACTGAACGCTACCCGAGCATCATCTACAACATTCTTCTGTTTGGAGTGACCAGTGCTTTAGGCCAGGTAAGTGAATGGACATAAGGACTTGATGTGGCTTGTGTACTAGTTTGAGTTGATGGTTCATGTTGTGTTGCGCAGTGAGAAGAAATAATTTTCCTCCATAAAAGTTTTAGAAGGAATGCTTATAGATGATGAGCATCCTTCACGTTACATTCcatgatgtgtttctttttttttttaaattcctttaCCAGACCTTCATCTTTATGACGGTGGTGAACTTCGGGCCTCTGACCTGCTCCATTGTCACCACCACAAGGAAGTTCTTCACCATCCTCGGCTCTGTGCTTCTGTTTGGCAACGTCATGAGTTCGATGCAGTGGGTTGGCACCGTCCTGGTCTTCCTCGGTGAGAGATAATTCTGACTTCACACCCTATTTCCCTTTGGATTTATTAACACTGCCTGCATGTCTCTCTTACTCTTTCTCCCTGTCTTGtctcagaaataaaaaaataattcccATTAATGCAGCATTTCAGCGTAATACTAATGACAGGCTGTAGTGCTCGCAAAATGCTTGCAGAAACCTGAAATAAGCATTCACATCTTTGATTCTCTCACTTTAGGTCTCGGACTGGATGCTAAATTTGGCAAGACCCCCAAGAagacaacacattaaaacatctgGAGCACACGAGAGAAAGACATTGCACATCAAATGGAAACACTATATAGCCAGTATCTTATTTTCTTAAGACATCCTATGCGGGCCTATTGTAGGTGCCTATGATTTATTTAAGTACAGTTCAGATTTTCTGTGTCTAAAAAAGAGTGCCTGTAGTTTTTAACTCCAGCTTCTGTGTACTGttgatatatttaaaaagacacGTTTATTTGGGATCAAGAACAAGGTCTGAATGGACTGTGATGAGCcaataacatcttttttttttttcgactgTAAGATATGACCCTCTTGTGGAGGAGTTTGGATCGACTGAAAGACACAAGtggaaaatactgtatttagaCAAATTATAATTTTTCTGAAACCAGCTCCACCTCCCTTGGATGGACATTGAACCAAACAAGGCCGAAGACATATGTTTCCAGCTTTCTACTCATGAACTTACCATCCAACAAGTCTCAGTTTACAAGTTGCTGCTTGAATATCTGTAATTAATCTGTAACTATCACACATGTAGATTATTTTCTTGGCAGACAATTAGCTAAGTATCATGTCatttataaaaatacaaacgGTTGTCTGTGATGTCCAATCTTacttttgaattgtttttatttttattttctacaagTTGAAAATAACTTGCCATAAAAGGGAAATTGTGATATGTCatggtgattttctttttatttcacacacatCACTTGATTGGTTGATGTCAGTCGAGATACTCGTCTCCGCTAGGGTGCTGCTTATTAGAAACAACTGTGAAATAGCCAATAGGGGAAACAACAAGAGGAAATAAGTATTACCAGCAACTTATCACTTAACCaccttgttgtttttatttttttattgtagaTCAATAGGTCTATTACCAACTTTCTATTTCACAACACAACGTATAGCTCATCCAATGTTTTGTTCTCTTTAAAAAGACATGTCTGTGATGGTTGATTCAAATAacaacatgtaaacatattctaaTTGTTGGAATTCATCAATACACAATGAGTATGTGGCATCTCAAAACCAATCTTTtttacagagaaacagagaaaaaatattGTAAAAGTGGTGGAGTAGTGATTATGATTTAGGGGACAGCTCCTTTAACCTGAGGTCAAAGTAGTAGAAGTTGTAAAAGCAATCAATTGTTTTGGAAATGAGTGGCGTTTCCTCCACATCTGATGGAGgaagcagcgccccctgctgtcaCATTGTGATACAGACGGTTCACTTCCTCACAGTGAGGAGACCGCAGCAGTAAACCaacctattttattttatctctcAATTATGCCACTGACAGTTATTGATTTAACAGACCTGTTAGTCATTTCAATTAAATGctttcatttgaataatttaaagCGAATCAAGTATAACAGGAAACAGTGGAATTACTACAACTTGGTGTAATGATCAGATATAGCCATAGAAGTGTTTTGTGAGACAGGATTCAGTACAGACATTATATTGTTTAACATACATTTAGAGCAGTAATGTGAATTCATCAGTGAGAGGGATGTCTGTGGTCACTACTCgtgtattgatttgttttgttgtggtgATTCTTGCACATTTTAACCGACTGCTGCTCTGCCAGAGTGAAAATGCTGCATGGAAAATAATTGTTGAAGCGACATAGCAGCATAAGgatgaaacaacacaaaattcTACAGTTTTCATTACATGCAGTTTCTCATACATGCTCTATATTTtagatataataataaaaaaccaAGTGTTGTCGCCACTGTCTGTCAGGCACTATCCTAGCATcctatatatgtgtgtatccTCGGCCTTTCTTCCGCCAGATCTGGCAGATTACGTTGCGCACCCTTTTGGCACGACTGTTGGTAATCCGTTTATTTCTACTCAAAGTGAGTTAAGGCATCCGTCACAACCTTCAAAATGCTGGCCACAGTCgctaaacagctgaaaagcCACCCAGCTGTAAGTATAGCCCGGTTATCATCGATATGAATTAATATTAGAGGTCCTGTTGTAAAGTTACGCCATCCGTGGGTTGTTGAGGCTAACCTAGCTTAGCTGAACTAGTTAGCGTTGCTAGCTGTCGCAAGCTAGTACTCTGACTTTGACCGCACTGACTTTGAGACtttctgttaaaagaaaaacGATGTTCGCCACTGTTTATCATGTTCTATAACTATTATGGATTAAAACAGATTTCCCAATTCTGCGTGCTTCAAGACTTTTTGGCACTGTTGATGTGTTGGAGTCAAATCAGGTCACGGCTTCAACCACAAGACGAAAGCCACTGAGCATTAGCCAAGCAGAGGGTCTGCTGTGCTGAAAATAGCAAGTTATGCTACTAGTTAGCAATTTGGCTGGCTAGGTAGCCTTAGTACATTGCACCCCGACGTGTTTACTTCCACTAGAACGTAAGCTTTTAATAATAATTCACGGTATATCTGTACAACATGTTATTTTACTTAAATAAGATAACTCAATCCAGAAGTGGTGACCGAACAAGGGATAAATAAACAAGTAGACGATCTAAACTGGCTCTGTCAATGCTTGACAGCTGCCGTTTGCAAGGGCAAGGTGAGGCACAGTGAACAGAGGGATTGTTTACTTTTCATCGACAATGGGCAGTTTTGAAGCTGGTTTTCCCGGACAAGTTGTGCCAAGCAGTATGTTTACAGTATACACAAGTTgttatcagtctggttttactGGCATATTACTGTTACAGCTGTGACAGTTCTCTTAAATTTAAGGTTTCTCTCGCCAACCTGTCTGTCACTTGCAGCTGATCCCCCTTTTCGTCTTCATCGGTGGAGGGGCTGCGATGTCCATGATGTACCTCGCTCGTCTGGGCTTGAGAAACCCTGATGTCTGGTAAGAATGCAGTCACAACACATAAAACCGTCTTGTGTCTTTCCTTTGTctactgttttacttttcttcCTATTACtcaaatgcaaatgtaatgaGATACGAGATGAGAAAAAGGTAAATAAGCTGTTTGTGTAACACAACGAAGTCTGTTGCCACCTGACTGTGAATGTCAGGTTACGGTCTCTGTTGGTTAATCTTTCATGTGTACCTattttctcctctgcagctgggatCGCAAGAACAACCCAGAGCCCTGGCAAAAGTTGGGCCCAACCGATCAGTACAAGGTGTGCC contains:
- the slc35b1 gene encoding solute carrier family 35 member B1, whose translation is MAAGKGAGKPVSLWDNMRIRFMVCFLGVFVCYFYYGILQETITRGEYGQGDKKEKFRFARTLVCIQCIISALFAKILIQFFEGSKPDHTKNWLYGLCSLSYLGAMVSSNSALQYVNYPTQVLGKSCKPIPVMILGVTILRKRYPLAKYLCVLLIVGGVALFLYKPNKSSAVADDHVFGFGEILLLISLTLDGLTGVAQDHMRSRFQTTANHMMLNINLWSMLVLGLIVLTTGEVSDFLSFTERYPSIIYNILLFGVTSALGQTFIFMTVVNFGPLTCSIVTTTRKFFTILGSVLLFGNVMSSMQWVGTVLVFLGLGLDAKFGKTPKKTTH
- the ndufa4a gene encoding cytochrome c oxidase subunit NDUFA4L, which produces MLATVAKQLKSHPALIPLFVFIGGGAAMSMMYLARLGLRNPDVCWDRKNNPEPWQKLGPTDQYKFYAVNMDYSKLKKQGPDF